A portion of the Paucilactobacillus hokkaidonensis JCM 18461 genome contains these proteins:
- a CDS encoding DUF916 and DUF3324 domain-containing protein → MRRKFWLVTMLAAMLGLFLSIPVFADQITFGVQTHLPASQVDKSVNYYDLKLTPGATETATVTVSNNTTKEVRIKPKVTTATTNLNGVVEYSKSAKSDKTLKYKMSDYVKPTQKEIVLKAKESKELTLEFKMPDKQFKGVMAGGLQLQDQNALAKKNKAKSGTSVQNQYAYMIGLVMQQSTKKVTPQLKMGSVTATQENYRNTINTKLRNVTPTYVNKLSVNAKVKKQGSDKVVYSQKSKNMQMAPNSGFEFPLRLNGQKLKAGDYTMDIVAKSKGHTWHFTKGFTISADKANNLNKKDVSIKTDYTWLYITLGFVGLAVIGLIIWWIMRKKMKAQAAENAALKAKLEDKSENDHE, encoded by the coding sequence ATGCGACGAAAGTTTTGGTTAGTCACAATGTTAGCAGCGATGCTGGGATTATTTTTATCAATTCCGGTATTTGCTGATCAAATAACGTTTGGAGTGCAGACACACTTGCCGGCCAGTCAGGTTGATAAATCAGTTAATTATTACGATCTAAAATTAACTCCTGGTGCTACAGAAACTGCTACGGTGACTGTTTCTAACAATACAACTAAAGAAGTTAGAATTAAACCCAAAGTAACAACCGCAACGACTAATTTGAATGGGGTAGTTGAATATAGTAAATCTGCTAAATCAGATAAGACTCTTAAATATAAAATGAGCGACTATGTTAAACCGACCCAAAAAGAAATTGTTTTAAAGGCAAAAGAATCTAAGGAACTTACCTTAGAATTTAAAATGCCGGACAAACAGTTTAAAGGCGTGATGGCTGGTGGCTTGCAGCTCCAAGACCAAAACGCGCTCGCAAAGAAAAATAAGGCCAAATCGGGTACATCCGTTCAAAACCAATATGCATATATGATTGGACTTGTGATGCAGCAATCGACAAAAAAGGTAACCCCGCAATTAAAAATGGGTTCAGTGACAGCAACACAAGAAAATTATCGTAATACGATTAATACGAAGCTACGGAATGTTACACCGACCTATGTTAATAAATTATCAGTCAATGCTAAAGTGAAAAAACAAGGTAGTGATAAAGTTGTTTATTCACAAAAATCGAAGAATATGCAAATGGCACCTAATTCCGGTTTTGAATTTCCACTTCGGTTAAATGGTCAGAAATTAAAAGCTGGAGATTATACAATGGATATCGTCGCCAAATCGAAAGGGCACACTTGGCACTTTACTAAAGGTTTCACAATTTCAGCCGATAAGGCCAATAATTTGAATAAAAAAGATGTTTCAATTAAGACAGATTACACTTGGCTTTACATTACGTTAGGATTTGTTGGATTAGCAGTGATTGGACTGATCATCTGGTGGATTATGCGTAAGAAAATGAAAGCACAGGCTGCTGAAAATGCGGCATTAAAGGCTAAATTAGAAGACAAGAGTGAAAACGACCACGAATAG